One window of the Salvia miltiorrhiza cultivar Shanhuang (shh) chromosome 6, IMPLAD_Smil_shh, whole genome shotgun sequence genome contains the following:
- the LOC130988248 gene encoding uncharacterized protein LOC130988248 translates to MGDFRKQIDEIHALLLSDDKARAYSKLLQLQEISTVDSSAVETLAGSSSTILSFLVADISYTDEEIAAQALKCLGFMIYHPAVVASIGGHDADVLIESLVKVIATTKIKSVCNLGVWCISIQQLSSSMLEQHFHSLLRAVTHALDNPIGSLSITFEAMQAVVKLVSSLTEQMRGTSSLWTPPIYRRLVSLDKRDRDMSERCLLKIMSSIFPPPVTLSKVLAVDMKKKLLGSMKELLGKGMKIHCLQAWRWFIRLLGPYALKNKHLVNEMLEILKLTFSDFDSQVQIASLVAWEGLVDALIEPGVKALMSSQINNTEAEAERHSKRIKLIMAPLIGIMSSKCDISVHASCLSTWSYLLHKLEDSVNCQSLIRIVWDPIIEVVFQAEPDNKNIWLWNFCLDHLHSLVGGMNQRASGNLHNKEPVQLPDKSSDNGHMGVEKCQLRHYPLNCSPWKLSQLEFFIKTISIIVDRGSNESVAPEFRELASNAALRLFGSLLEAGQKAFRCVSITYDEVMQSLNTIFGFLEKMCDNVISKDDSNYYGHHMCLQFIKMVTERLEPSILESPLYKVGLKPNCIKKLELATETTCGSVADICCRGLNDSVPPVVYLSIIYFSVVVKSSSKAPEYVAIYQHMQGYLKFLLTSYNPQEILHALVCSLYKNIMLNSLQIWVVLANCLKELIDGKKDPSLLKMETDNIGYSILLRLLSYPFASLLLSDINSELQTVIEAWDLLYVAVDRAAQCLHLPAKSFSVDLCAVLNGCIDQVASVDTRNELKETKCSNEFVLLYGNVMICVMKQLAWGMRSEARHYMDSEARKFSFMSWILLAARFMKLFWMDKERTGPSFLSLPSRFLEELVKFVACLHHKEDVLILVEAVSSPLLEWLSEMRLLDSNSSHQLQILWSQMLRSLQQSQPPIQFDSLFLNFQAPLLERTLSHPNPAISMATTNFWNSTYGLQSRLDFPKILVPTLDKLSRNGKLKICSRNHYTVDCTSSLDIFKVTNTLKKCSKRVEILSNPVQGSKGCDNINSGEKRKRVELTEHQKEVRRAQQGRARDSNGHGAGIRTYTALDFSQENEESQDSQRW, encoded by the exons ATGGGGGATTTCAGAAAGCAGATTGATGAAATTCACGCCCTTTTACTATCAGATGACAAAGCTCGAGCATACTCCAAACTACTGCAATTGCAGGAAATATCGACCGTTGATTCTTCCGCCGTAGAGACACTCGCCGGTTCATCTAGCACCATCCTATCCTTCCTCGTCGCGGACATATCCTATACTGATGAAGAAAT AGCTGCGCAGGCCTTGAAGTGCTTGGGTTTCATGATTTACCACCCTGCTGTTGTGGCTTCGATTGGGG GTCATGATGCTGATGTACTAATTGAATCCCTGGTTAAGGTCATCGCAACAACTAAAATCAAG TCTGTATGCAATTTAGGCGTGTGGTGTATATCAATCCAACAACTAAGTTCATCCATGTTGGAGCAGCACTTTCATTCTTTGTTAAGGGCAGTTACCCATGCCCTTGACAACCCAATTGGTTCTCTTTCAATAACTTTTGAGGCAATGCAG GCCGTGGTGAAGTTGGTGTCTTCATTAACAGAACAGATGAGAGGGACATCAAGTTTGTGGACCCCACCAATTTATAGAAGGCTTGTCAGTCTTGATAAAAGGGACAGGGATATGTCAGAGAGATGTCTGCTGAAGATTATGTCCTCAATATTTCCTCCACCAGTTACTCTCTCTAAG GTGCTTGCTGTGGATATGAAGAAGAAATTGCTCGGCTCTATGAAAGAGCTGTTGGGTAAAGGGATGAAGATTCATTGtctgcaagcatggagatggtTTATTCGTTTGCTTGGGCCATATGCTTTGAAAAATAAACATTTGGTTAATGAGATGCTGGAAATTCTGAAGCTCACTTTCTCAGATTTTGACTCACAAGTTCAGATTGCATCCCTG GTCGCCTGGGAAGGCCTTGTTGATGCTTTAATTGAGCCCGGAGTTAAAGCATTGATGTCTTCTCAAATCAACAACACTGAGGCTGAAGCTGAGAGACATTCAAAAAGAATAAAGCTTATAATGGCACCCCTCATAGGAATAATGTCAAGTAAATGTGACATATCTGTCCATGCTTCCTGCTTGAGCACGTGGTCGTATCTACTACACAAACTTGAAGATTCTGTTAACTGCCAGTCACTGATCAGAATAGTCTGGGACCCCATTATTGAAGTGGTCTTCCAAGCTGAACCAGATAATAAGAACATTTGGTTGTGGAATTTCTGTCTGGATCACCTGCATTCTCTAGTAGGTGGAATGAATCAACGAGCATCTGGCAATCTACATAACAAGGAACCAGTACAATTACCAGATAAAAGTTCCGACAATGGTCATATGGGTGTTGAGAAGTGCCAATTGAGACATTATCCTTTAAACTGTTCTCCTTGGAAACTATCTCAACTGGAGTTCTTCATTAAAACAATATCCATCATTGTAGATCGAGGATCAAATGAGAGTGTTGCTCCTGAATTTAGAGAACTGGCAAGTAATGCAGCTCTAAGGTTATTTGGATCCCTTCTAGAAGCAGGTCAAAAAGCTTTTAGATGTGTATCCATTACCTATGATGAGGTTATGCAATCTCTTAATACTATATTTGGATTCCTGGAGAAAATGTGTGATAACGTGATTTCAAAAGATGATAGCAACTACTATGGTCATCATATGTGCCTTCAATTTATAAAGATGGTGACCGAGAGATTAGAACCCTCCATTCTCGAGTCTCCTCTCTACAAAGTGGGATTAAAGCCTAATTGCATTAAAAAGTTGGAACTTGCTACTGAGACTACATGTGGGTCAGTGGCAGATATCTGCTGTAGGGGTCTCAACGACAGTGTTCCTCCAGTTGTTTATTTGAGTATCATCTACTTTTCTGTAGTTGTAAAGTCATCATCAAAGGCTCCTGAGTATGTAGCTATATATCAGCATATGCAAGGATATCTGAAGTTTTTGTTAACTTCATATAATCCTCAGGAAATTCTTCATGCGCTTGTTTGTTCACTTTATAAGAACATCATGCTTAACAGCTTACAGATCTGGGTAGTTTTAGCTAACTGTCTTAAAGAATTGATAGATGGCAAAAAGGACCCATCACTGTTGAAAATGGAGACGGACAACATTGGTTACTCTATTTTATTGCGTCTCCTGTCGTATCCATTTGCTTCATTGTTACTCTCTGATATAAATTCTGAGCTCCAGACTGTCATAGAAGCGTGGGATTTGCTCTATGTAGCTGTTGACAGAGCTGCACAATGTCTCCATCTCCCTGCCAAGAGTTTCTCTGTGGATCTTTGTGCAGTACTAAATGGATGCATTGATCAAGTTGCATCAGTTGACACCAGAAATGAACTGAAAGAAACTAAATGCAGCAATGAATTTGTTCTACTCTACGGGAATGTTATGATATGCGTCATGAAGCAACTGGCTTGGGGTATGAGGTCTGAAGCCAGACATTATATGGATTCTGAAGCCAGAAAATTCAGCTTCATGAGCTGGATTTTGTTAGCAGCTCG ATTTATGAAGCTATTCTGGATGGATAAAGAAAGAACTGGtccatcctttctctctctgcCTTCAAG ATTTCTTGAGGAATTAGTCAAATTTGTTGCATGCCTTCACCACAAGGAAGATGTTCTAATATTGGTCGAG GCCGTATCAAGCCCATTGCTCGAGTGGCTATCCGAGATGCGTCTTCTCGACAGCAATTCAAGTCATCAGCTTCAAATTTTATGGTCTCAAATGCTTAGAAGCTTGCAGCAGAGTCAGCCACCAATCCAGTTCGATTCTTTATTCCTCAATTTCCAAGCACCGCTTCTTGAAAGAACTCTCAGCCACCCTAATCCAGCCATCTCCATGGCCACAACCAACTTCTGGAATTCAACTTATGGCCTCCAAAGCAGGCTAGACTTTCCTAAAATCCTCGTTCCGACATTGGACAAGCTGTCCAGAAACGGAAAATTAAAAATCTGCAGCAGAAATCACTACACAGTAGACTGCACCAGCAGCCTGGACATATTCAAGGTAACAAATACTCTAAAGAAATGTTCAAAAAGAGTTGAAATATTGAGCAATCCTGTTCAAGGATCAAAGGGCTGTGATAACATTAATTCgggagaaaaaagaaaacgcGTTGAGCTGACAGAACACCAGAAAGAGGTGAGACGAGCACAACAAGGACGAGCAAGGGATTCCAACGGGCATGGAGCTGGTATCCGGACCTACACTGCTCTCGATTTCTCTCAAGAAAACGAAGAATCTCAAGATAGCCAGAGATGGTGA